The following is a genomic window from Citrifermentans bemidjiense Bem.
GTGAGGTGCCTGGTCCTCACGTTGCACATGAATCCTGTGTAGCGCTCCAGCCGGTCGGGGTTCGTGACCAGCCCCTGTTCCAGCAATTCCTGCCGGATCCGCGTGCCGGGGTACGGCGTGACGCACTGCACGTAGGGGAGATCGACGTGCAACCGCCGCGAGGCGCGAAAGACCTCCCGGATCTCCTCCCGTCCGTCGCCCGGGTTCCCGACGATGAAGCCCCCCATGACGCCGATGCCGTGCTCGCGCAGACGGCGCACGGCCTGATCCGTTTTCTCCCTGATATCCCCCTTCTGAAACATGGCGAGTGTTTCCGGCAACACCGACTCGATCCCCAAGAACACCATGGCGAAGTTGGCCTCGGCCAGCGCCGGTATCAACTCTGGGTCGGCGACGATGCCGGCCACGGATGTCTGCACCAGGTACTCCATGCCGTTGAGCCCATGCTCCACGATCGCGCGGGCGAGACGGGTGAACCGGGGCGGGTCGAGTGTGATGTTGTCGTCGACGATCAGCACACTTTGCGTTCCCCGCCGCTTAAGCTCCTTCAGGTCGGCGATCACCCGCTCCTGCGCATGGCAGCGAAAGTTCGCGCCATACATGCCGGTTATGGAGCAGAAGGTGCAGGTCATGGTGCATCCGCGCGAGGTTTCCACGCAGTCGAGTTTGCGGTCGAAATAGGTGAAGCTGTCGAGAACGCGCGCGTCCCGTGCCGGCAGCGGCACCCGTTGCAGATCGAGCAGTTGGTTGGTCGGGTTGTGGCGGAAGGTCCCCTCGTCGGACCAGGAAAGAGCCGGCACCGCCGCCAGGCTCAAATCCCCTTCAAGCGCGTCGACGAGCGCCGCGAACGCCTGCTCTCCTTCGCCTCGTATCAGGTAATCGAAAGGGGGTACGGCCGGACCCGAGGTGAGTTCGAGATAGGACAAGGTGGCGTGGTACCCCCCCAGCACCAGCTTCGCGCGCGGCACAGTGTTGCGGCAGATCTCCATCACGGTCAAAGCGCTCCGGTACTGGAAGCTCATGCTGCTGATGCCAATTACCTGCGGCTGGAATTCGGCAAGGAACGCCTCCAGCCAGGGGCGGATGTTCCGGTGCACCAGCACCAGGTCGACGATCTTCACCTCGTGTTCGGAAAGCTCCGCCGCGAGCGAGCATAGCCCCAGGTTCGGAACCTTGATGATGCGGTGGAAGTTGTTTGCCGCGTCGGGCATGGCCAGCAGAAGAATCTTCATGTGCGTCCTTGACAGGGGGGGGGATTTTAAAACCTAAACATTGTAATGGGTTGATAGCCGTTGGCAACGCAATTGCCCTTGCAGGACAGCTCTGAATTGTGCAGGTATTTGATCTACAGTAAAATTTCCGCCAGAACCAAACCGTGGAGCAGAGGACGCCGTCGCGGTCGGGAGGTGGATCATGGGAGAAGGCGATGCTAGAAAAGAGGAAGCTCCGGTCGTCATGATTGTAGAGCGGCGCCGGCAAAGACAGGTGGAACTGAGCTCCGCAGAAATCATGAAGATCCTCAGGAAAAGGTCACTCAAAGGAGGCAGGAGGAACCCCGAAGAGAGCTGAAGGAAATCTCACCACTAAGACAATTAAAGAGCAGCTAACAATGGACCCCCGTGCCACTGTAAAAGAACAGATGGTGCGGGGGCTTTGTTTTTATTCGAGGAGCCGCAGCCATTGTATCAGCCTGAGAGGTTGTCATTGCTTGATAGTATGTAAGAATATTTCATTCCTAGAACCCCGGAGATCAAAGGCAATGGAGACCAAAAGCGTCGTTCCCAAAGATGAGCCCGAAGTGGAACTCCTGCAGTTAGCAGAGGAAGCTGAAAAGACTCCTGTCAGTACTCTCGAATTTCCTGCCATTACGCCCCCCGCCAGTGAACAGGATGCCCCCGCAGAAGCGATAGTGGACGCCCTGACTGTTGCATCGGCCGAAACCCCTGCCAAAAATAGCGGCACCAAGAAGAAAGCTCCCAAGGCAAAGGCCCCGAAATCGGATTCGGCCGGCGGGCGGGGCGGCAAGGCGAAGAGTGCCAAGTCCAAGGCGAACAAGCAAAAAACGGCCAAGGCGAAGGGCGCGGCAAAAGGAGCCGTCGCTCCAAAGCCGAGCGAGCCCGAAGCCGAGTTCGACTTGGGCGACAGCCAATGGTATCTGAACCGCGAGCTGACCTGGCTTGAATTCAACCGGCGCGTGCTGCACGAGGCGATCGACGAGCGGACGCCGCTTTTAGAACGGCTGAAGTTCGTCGCCATCGTGAGCGGCAACCTGGACGAGTTTTACATGAAAAGGATCGGCGGCCTT
Proteins encoded in this region:
- a CDS encoding B12-binding domain-containing radical SAM protein, which gives rise to MKILLLAMPDAANNFHRIIKVPNLGLCSLAAELSEHEVKIVDLVLVHRNIRPWLEAFLAEFQPQVIGISSMSFQYRSALTVMEICRNTVPRAKLVLGGYHATLSYLELTSGPAVPPFDYLIRGEGEQAFAALVDALEGDLSLAAVPALSWSDEGTFRHNPTNQLLDLQRVPLPARDARVLDSFTYFDRKLDCVETSRGCTMTCTFCSITGMYGANFRCHAQERVIADLKELKRRGTQSVLIVDDNITLDPPRFTRLARAIVEHGLNGMEYLVQTSVAGIVADPELIPALAEANFAMVFLGIESVLPETLAMFQKGDIREKTDQAVRRLREHGIGVMGGFIVGNPGDGREEIREVFRASRRLHVDLPYVQCVTPYPGTRIRQELLEQGLVTNPDRLERYTGFMCNVRTRHLTNRQLNRIMNWENMKAFFSPQMFVGNYFVRRREKGALKVLLNNLDLVRGWFLGDQFRSRHRF